ACGAAAACATCGTACCGCTTTTTCTGGTCTATCACCAGGTGGCCCAGCGCACAAATAACACGCTGGTGGCTCGTATCCAGCCGGAACAGTTTCAGGGATTTATTCCGGAAGCGGAAAAATTGTGGAATCGGATGGCGCCTGAACGGCCTTTCCACTACAGCTTCCTCGACGACAACCTGGCCAAGCTGTACGCAGCCGAACAACGGGAACAGCGCATCTTCGGCCTGTTTGCCCTGCTCGCGGTTTTTATTGCCTGCATCGGCCTGCTGGGGTTGGCTGCCTATATGACCCGGCAGCGCACCAAGGAAATCGGCATCCGCAAAGTGCTGGGGGCTTCCGTGATGGGCATCACGGGCCTACTAGCCAAAGACTTCCTGCTACTCGTCATTTTGTCATTGGTCATTGCCACGCCCGTTGCCTGGTATTTTATGGATCGCTGGCTTTCCGATTTCGCCTACCGCATCCACCTGGAATGGTGGATGTTTGGCGCCGCGGGCGCGACAGCGG
The bacterium genome window above contains:
- a CDS encoding ABC transporter permease, with amino-acid sequence ENIVPLFLVYHQVAQRTNNTLVARIQPEQFQGFIPEAEKLWNRMAPERPFHYSFLDDNLAKLYAAEQREQRIFGLFALLAVFIACIGLLGLAAYMTRQRTKEIGIRKVLGASVMGITGLLAKDFLLLVILSLVIATPVAWYFMDRWLSDFAYRIHLEWWMFGAAGATAVAIAFLTVSFQSITAALANPVKALRSE